Proteins found in one Larimichthys crocea isolate SSNF chromosome I, L_crocea_2.0, whole genome shotgun sequence genomic segment:
- the LOC104930046 gene encoding heterogeneous nuclear ribonucleoprotein H, with protein MADEGYVVRIRGLPWSCSVDEVQRFFSDCKIVNNGGGIHFTYTREGRPSGEAFVELETEEDLKIAVKKDRETMGHRYVEVFKSNNVEMDWVMKHTGPNCPETAGDGLVRLRGLPFGCSKEEIVQFFSGLEIVPNGITLPVDIQGRSTGEAFVQFASQDIAEKALKKHKERIGHRYIEIFKSSRAEVRTHYEPQRKPMGMQRPGPYDRPSGGRGYNMMGRGGSYDRMRRGGYGGGVSDGRYGDGGSSFQSTTGHCVHMRGLPYRATETDIYNFFSPLNPVRVHIEIGPDGRVTGEADVEFATHEDAVAAMSKDKANMQHRYVELFLNSTAGGSNGAYGSQMMGGMGNQSSYSGGQLSSGYSGGYSSQGNMGGYSDYSNQGGMGSSYYGGGGGGGSRGSMNGLGGGWGM; from the exons ATGGCAGATGAGGGATACGTAGTACGCATCAGGGGTCTCCCTTGGTCCTGCTCAGTTGATGAAGTACAGAGGTTTTTCTCAG ATTGCAAAATCGTCAACAATGGAGGTGGTATCCACTTCACCTACACAAGAGAGGGGCGTCCCAGCGGAGAGGCGTTCGTCGAGttggagacagaggaagaccTGAAGATCGCAGTGAAGAAGGACAGGGAAACAATGGGCCACAGATATGTAGAGG TTTTTAAATCCAACAATGTGGAGATGGACTGGGTCATGAAGCACACCGGTCCAAACTGTCCAGAAACCGCAGGGGATGGGCTCGTCCGGCTTCGAGGCCTTCCTTTTGGCTGCAGCAAGGAGGAGATAGTGCAGTTTTTCTCAG GGTTGGAAATCGTGCCAAATGGGATAACATTGCCGGTGGACATCCAGGGGAGGAGTACGGGGGAGGCCTTCGTGCAGTTTGCTTCACAGGATATAGCTGAAAAGGCtctaaagaaacacaaggaaagaATAGGGCACAG GTACATTGAGATCTTCAAGAGTAGCCGCGCTGAGGTGCGGACGCACTACGAACCACAGCGGAAGCCCATGGGCATGCAGAGACCTGGGCCCTACGACCGGCCCTCTGGTGGTCGCGGCTACAACATGATGGGCCGAGGGGGATCCTATGACAGGATGCGTCGCGGAGGCTACGGAGGAG GTGTATCGGATGGTCGGTATGGGGATGGCGGCTCTTCCTTCCAGAGCACAACAGGCCACTGTGTCCACATGAGGGGCCTGCCGTACAGAGCCACAGAGACCGACATCTACAAC TTCTTCTCACCGTTGAATCCAGTGCGGGTCCATATCGAAATCGGTCCAGATGGCAGGGTAACCGGGGAGGCAGATGTAGAGTTTGCAACACACGAGGATGCCGTGGCAGCCATGTCTAAAGACAAAGCTAACATGC AGCACCGCTATGTGGAGCTGTTCTTGAACTCAACAGCGGGTGGCAGTAACGGCGCCTACGGCAGCCAGATGATGGGTGGCATGG gGAACCAGTCGTCTTACAGTGGCGGGCAGCTGAGCTCGGGGTACTCCGGCGGATACAGCAGCCAGGGAAATATGGGCGGCTACAGTGACTATA GTAACCAGGGCGGAATGGGAAGCAGTTACTATGGcggcggtggaggaggaggaagcagaggctCTATGAATGGACTGGGAGGGGGATGGGGAAtgtaa